The following proteins are co-located in the Podarcis raffonei isolate rPodRaf1 chromosome 5, rPodRaf1.pri, whole genome shotgun sequence genome:
- the SMCO1 gene encoding single-pass membrane and coiled-coil domain-containing protein 1 has protein sequence MAREAISLCALNKTLNRVENKLHTLEGQFTVLDSSIQKLTEKFEFRTTVMEHQFDQDEMWSSLLEDRFSSVEVNLFYSYICETIRCLHSEVVEMLPDLAKALPTLSSVLRRKGRNQRIRLAWESVLEKLGLQEGDVKALCAFFITNCHNACYYPADQRQDYANDISSIINNVVKNPLLQRSLLSAICVVEYRKN, from the exons ATGGCCAGAGAAGCTATATCACTGTGTGCTCTGAACAAGACATTAAACAG AGTGGAGAACAAACTGCACACTTTAGAGGGTCAGTTTACAGTGCTAGACTCTAGCATTCAGAAATTAACAGAGAAGTTTGAGTTTCGGACTACAGTAATGGAGCATCAGTTCGACCAGGATGAAATGTGGTCATCACTGCTAGAAGACAG ATTCTCTTCTGTGGAGGTAAATCTTTTCTACAGCTACATTTGTGAAACTATTCGCTGCTTACATTCTGAAGTGGTAGAAATGCTACCAGATCTGGCAAAAGCCCTTCCTACTCTGTCATCTGTTCTGAGGCGAAAAGGCAGAAACCAAAGAATTAGGCTGGCCTGGGAGTCTGTACTGGAGAAACTGGGGCTGCAAGAAGGAGATGTTAAAGCCCTCTGTGCATTTTTCATTACAAATTGTCACAATGCCTGCTACTATCCTGCTGATCAAAGGCAAGATTATGCCAATGACATCAGCTCTATTATAAACAACGTGGTGAAGAACCCGCTGCTTCAGCGAAGTCTGCTGTCTGCTATTTGCGTAGTGGAATACAGAAAAAACTGA
- the WDR53 gene encoding WD repeat-containing protein 53 yields the protein MAEKWANGHSSSILCLNVNKDGLLASGAEGGELTIWSEEGTPLEHTLLQKADDVTSVVFSPTCSKRLYASHGETVSILDTRCLKEPVEHFHVNDEEINCLSVNETDSLLGAADDSGVIKIIDLESKKLSRCLRRHSNICASVVFRPQRPQSLLSCGLDMKVMMWNLQKARPLWIVDLQEEEVNEHSTGQLFNPPLAHSLSVSACGNVFGCGAEDGKIRIFRVTGTKFEQEAAFKGHSLAVSQIFFLPEAYRFITGGNDGRVLLWDVSNELGKQKSPVKSIHRRRTRLPNTTNKLDKINAECSNEHMPILPKLTIEHGEKVNWISCAEIKGSRRILVADQSTSISVYPIAEA from the exons ATGGCGGAGAAGTGGGCCAATGGACACTCTTCTTCAATATTATGTTTGAACGTGAACAAAGATGGTCTGTTGGCTTCAGGAGCAGAAGGAGGGGAGCTAACCATCTGGAGTGAGGAAGGGACTCCATTAGaacacacacttcttcagaaagctGATGATGTCACCAGCGTTGTGTTTTCTCCCACCTGTTCCAAAAGACTATATGCTTCTCATGGAGAGACTGTTAGCATTTTGGATACTAGATGTCTCAAAGAGCCAGTTGAACATTTCCATGTAAATGATGAAGAGATCAATTGTCTTTCAGTAAATGAAACAGATAGTTTATTAGGTGCTGCAGATGATTCTGGAGTAATAAAGATTATTGATCTGGAAAGCAAGAAGTTAAGCCGCTGCCTTAGACGACACTCAAATATTTGTGCATCAGTTGTGTTTCGTCCTCAGAGACCTCAAAGCCTTCTTTCATGTGGTCTGGATATGAAG GTTATGATGTGGAACTTACAGAAAGCTCGCCCTCTGTGGATTGTGGACTTGCAAGAGGAGGAAGTCAATGAACATTCAACTGGTCAGCTTTTTAACCCTCCATTGGCCCATTCCTTGTCTGTTTCTGCTTGTGGCAATGTTTTTGGCTGTGGAGCTGAAGATGGTAAAATCAGAATCTTTAGGGTAACAGGTACCAAGTTTGAGCAGGAGGCAGCATTTAAGGGCCACTCCTTAGCAGTGTCACAGATTTTCTTTCTACCAGAAGCCTACCGGTTCATTACAGGAGGAAATGATGGCAGAGTGTTGTTGTGGGATGTCAGCAATGAACTAGGAAAACAGAAGAGTCCAGTCAAATCCATCCACAGAAGGAGAACTAGGTTGCCCAACACCACCAATAAACTTGACAAAATAAATGCAGAGTGTTCAAATGAGCATATGCCAATTTTACCAAAACTAACGATTGAACATGGAGAGAAGGTGAACTGGATTTCATGTGCAGAGATTAAAGGCTCTAGAAGAATACTGGTTGCTGATCAGAGTACCAGTATATCAGTCTATCCTATTGCTGAAGCTTAG
- the RNF168 gene encoding E3 ubiquitin-protein ligase RNF168: MSKKSEAPLSLSDCRCNICMEILLEPVTLPCNHTLCNSCFQLTVEKSSLYCPFCRRRVSSWARYNARNNTLINLELWEKIQKHFPEECQRRISGQDVEEDMCLHQPVRCLSKPGELRQEYEEEISKAEAERLAHEEEASNASKEYIQRLLAEEEEEQRLAEERKKQMEEQLLLDEILARKLSCDLNSSAEEQMNSSLSHGPSPSDSGKTSKSKSCSSVDIKKYLSPKPFNSLPPKRCFKNWQEEHSGSFSEESSNTKNICTSREKGRENEMPTLSPQAIREAKKGADGYDYKNESFTIDMQLRTSQESFPEAAVDSYLNDKRKRTFSQTDDEEEMDDIERQISLEQQFYERQKQEEEDRRLALKLQREMDKEQNMLNRKKGSPDEYHLRPTTSQSVKESPVARKRSRLSKNSKSSNSPLETEKRKLHRSSHNENWKPSNQLQAKSPSVKGGNVLNCVNSSNSKDAEVLSGKQKTILQMFKRPATN; the protein is encoded by the exons ATGTCGAAGAAATCGGAGGCTCCACTGTCCTTATCTGACTGTCGCTGTAATATCTGCATGGAGATTTTACTGGAACCAGTCACGCTGCCATGCAACCACACTCTCTGCAATTCCTGTTTTCAGCTTACAGTGGAAAAGAGCAGCCTGTACTGCCCTTTCTGTCGTCGGCGAGTCTCTTCTTGGGCACGATATAATGCCCGCAATAACACTCTTATTAATTTGGAATTATGGGAAAAGATTCAAAAACATTTTCCAGAAGAATGCCAACGCAGAATTAGTGGACAGGATGTAGAAGAAGATA TGTGCCTACATCAGCCAGTGCGCTGTTTAAGTAAACCTGGAGAATTAAGACAGGAGTATGAAGAAGAGATAAGCAAG GCAGAAGCAGAACGACTGGCTCATGAAGAAGAAGCAAGCAATGCAAGCAAAGAGTATATTCAAAGGCTAttggcagaagaggaagaagaacagAGGCtagcagaagaaaggaaaaaacagatgGAAGAACAATTACTACTAGATGAAATATTGGCACGGAAACTAAGTTGTGATCTG AACAGCTCTGCTGAGGAGCAAATGAACAGCAGCCTGTCACATGGACCCTCCCCCTCTGATTCTGGCAAAACATCAAAAAGCAAAAGCTGCAGTTCTGTGGACATTAAAAA GTATTTGTCTCCAAAGCCCTTTAATTCCTTGCCTCCAAAGAGGTGCTTTAAAAATTGGCAAGAAGAACATTCTGGCTCCTTTTCTGAG GAGAGCAGCAACACTAAAAACATCTGTACATCAAgagaaaagggaagagaaaatgaAATGCCCACACTATCTCCACAGGCAATCAGGGAGGCAAAGAAAGGTGCGGATGGTTATGACTATAAAAATGAGAGTTTTACAATAGACATGCAGTTGAGAACATCTCAAGAATCCTTCCCTGAAGCAGCAGTTGATTCATACTTAAATGATAAAAGGAAAAGAACTTTCTCACAAactgatgatgaagaagagaTGGATGATATAGAAAGGCAGATAAGTTTGGAGCAGCAGTTTTATGAAAGGCAAAAGCAAGAAGAAGAGGATAGACGTCTGGCTCTGAAGCTTCAGAGGGAAATGGACAAAGAACAGAACATGCTAAATCGCAAAAAAGGGTCTCCAGATGAATACCATTTGCGTCCTACAACATCTCAGTCAGTAAAAGAATCTCCAGTTGCAAGGAAACGGAGCAGGCTTTCAAAGAACTCAAAGTCTTCAAACAGCCCACTTGAAACAGAGAAGCGAAAACTACACAGAAGCTCCCACAATGAGAACTGGAAACCCTCTAACCAGCTCCAGGCCAAGTCACCTTCTGTAAAAGGAGGAAATGTTTTGAATTGTGTCAACAGCTCTAACTCAAAAGATGCAGAAGTGCTTTCAGGCAAGCAAAAAACAATTCTTCAGATGTTTAAGAGGCCTGCAACAAACTAG